From Dethiosulfovibrio russensis, a single genomic window includes:
- a CDS encoding ABC transporter substrate-binding protein: protein MRKLFVLCMAVALCCTMAAGAMAEETVKIGYLAALTGDWAAYGQTEKNTAQLAVDEINAKGGIDGRKVELVVYDFRGRQEDAVNAVRRLLEEDKVSAIVGANASGINIATAALVNRAEVPQIGTVSTNPMVTVDRKGKVRPYSFRICFTDPYQGKLIAWFAAKELGKTKAAVLYDIASDYAQGLREFFIKSFEEYGGETVADEAFKGAQDVDFRAQLTKIREAGADVLVLPNMGKEMALIMKQARELGMDDLVFVGGDGYAEFMWEIAGKSMENSYWINHVSPSDPNMAKFFEDYEAKYNDECKEFVNGILGYDAMYWLFDAIDRADSTDSVKIAQALADTKDLQLHHATITMDEFHNPLNKDGIVLIAKDGKGQFFKKIKPE, encoded by the coding sequence TTGAGGAAATTATTTGTTCTCTGTATGGCCGTCGCTCTTTGCTGCACAATGGCAGCCGGAGCCATGGCGGAGGAAACAGTCAAGATAGGGTATCTGGCAGCTCTGACCGGCGACTGGGCAGCATACGGTCAGACCGAGAAGAACACGGCGCAGTTGGCCGTAGACGAGATCAACGCCAAGGGCGGCATCGACGGCAGGAAGGTCGAGCTGGTCGTCTACGATTTCAGAGGTCGTCAGGAAGACGCGGTCAACGCGGTCCGTCGTCTTCTCGAGGAAGACAAGGTATCGGCCATAGTCGGAGCCAACGCCAGCGGCATAAACATAGCCACGGCGGCTCTGGTCAACAGGGCCGAGGTTCCCCAGATCGGCACCGTCTCCACCAACCCGATGGTAACTGTCGACAGAAAGGGCAAGGTTCGCCCCTACAGCTTCAGAATATGCTTCACCGACCCCTATCAGGGCAAGCTCATAGCCTGGTTCGCCGCCAAGGAACTCGGCAAGACCAAGGCCGCGGTGCTCTACGACATAGCCAGCGACTACGCCCAGGGACTTCGGGAGTTCTTCATAAAGAGCTTCGAGGAGTACGGAGGAGAGACCGTCGCTGACGAGGCATTCAAGGGCGCTCAGGACGTGGACTTCCGGGCCCAGCTCACAAAGATCCGCGAGGCCGGAGCCGACGTACTCGTCCTTCCCAACATGGGCAAGGAGATGGCCCTCATAATGAAGCAGGCCAGAGAGCTCGGCATGGACGACCTGGTATTCGTCGGCGGCGACGGCTACGCCGAGTTCATGTGGGAGATCGCCGGCAAGTCGATGGAGAACTCCTACTGGATCAACCACGTCTCCCCCAGCGACCCCAACATGGCCAAGTTCTTCGAGGACTACGAGGCCAAGTACAACGACGAGTGCAAAGAATTCGTCAACGGCATCCTCGGATACGACGCCATGTACTGGCTCTTCGACGCCATCGACAGAGCCGACTCGACCGATTCGGTGAAGATAGCCCAGGCCCTGGCCGACACCAAGGACCTACAGCTTCACCATGCCACCATCACTATGGACGAGTTCCACAACCCCCTCAACAAGGACGGCATAGTCCTGATAGCCAAGGACGGCAAGGGACAGTTCTTCAAGAAGATCAAGCCCGAATAA
- a CDS encoding branched-chain amino acid ABC transporter permease, producing the protein MATLIQQIINGLSLGSIYALIAVGYSLVYSILMFSNFAHGGFLIIGGYLCYFALNSAGFNIWVAGFGALIGAGFAAVATERLTYKPIRERTSVTLYLLIASMGMNIVIENIFVIVAGGRFRALPPVIPTTPVHLFGNATTSALDLISLVTAFVFLGGLQLFLTKTKWGLAIRAAACDLRVAGLMGVNTSKLISIVFFVAGLLAAVGGIFLSVRYTLYPQLGMITIKAFVAAVIGGLGSLPGAVVGSLILGLAEMLTAGFLSSQLRDLVVFSLLVITLIVRPTGLFGKDVKEKV; encoded by the coding sequence GTGGCAACGCTGATACAACAGATAATCAACGGTCTTTCCCTGGGCTCCATCTACGCCCTCATAGCCGTCGGCTATTCTCTGGTTTATTCCATACTTATGTTTTCCAACTTTGCCCACGGCGGTTTTCTTATCATAGGTGGCTATCTCTGTTATTTCGCCCTGAACTCGGCGGGGTTCAACATCTGGGTAGCCGGATTCGGAGCCCTCATAGGGGCTGGCTTCGCGGCCGTAGCTACCGAGAGACTGACCTATAAACCCATTAGGGAGAGGACCTCGGTCACCCTTTATCTTCTTATAGCCTCGATGGGCATGAACATAGTCATCGAGAACATATTCGTCATAGTGGCGGGAGGACGGTTCAGAGCCCTGCCGCCGGTCATACCGACCACTCCGGTTCATCTCTTCGGAAACGCTACCACCAGCGCACTGGACCTGATATCGCTGGTGACGGCATTCGTCTTTCTGGGGGGGCTTCAGCTCTTCCTCACCAAGACGAAGTGGGGACTGGCGATCAGGGCGGCGGCCTGCGATCTAAGGGTCGCGGGATTGATGGGGGTCAACACCAGCAAGCTGATCTCCATAGTCTTCTTCGTCGCCGGACTTCTGGCGGCTGTGGGAGGAATATTTCTCTCCGTCCGCTACACTCTGTACCCCCAGCTGGGTATGATCACCATAAAGGCCTTCGTGGCGGCGGTCATAGGCGGTCTGGGTTCCCTTCCCGGAGCCGTCGTCGGCAGCCTGATCCTAGGACTTGCGGAGATGCTCACGGCAGGCTTCCTTTCCAGTCAGCTCAGAGACCTAGTGGTATTCTCGCTGCTTGTCATAACCCTCATAGTCCGTCCGACCGGCCTCTTCGGCAAAGACGTCAAGGAGAAGGTGTAA
- a CDS encoding branched-chain amino acid ABC transporter permease, translating into MSAYAEGIFILLLINAIAAMGVSLLTGFTGIFTLGHAAYLALGSYTTAILTLDYGIAWLPAVLAGGIVAMVVGYLIGLPTLKLMGDYYAIASIGLAESIRLILENWQSLTNGARGLAGIDTFTTLPVALSFFIVMAIVAFCLINGRFGRSLKACRDDHVAAALLGFDVAKIRVASLSISALYCGLAGGLYAGFISFIQPMMFDMLKSTEMTAVVVFGGLGSMSGCILGTTVITMVTELFRPISQYRMLIYGLVLVLVMVLRPEGMMGQHEIGGLLKRLFRRGGDRS; encoded by the coding sequence ATGTCAGCGTATGCCGAAGGTATTTTCATACTGTTGCTCATAAACGCCATAGCGGCCATGGGGGTGTCGCTCCTCACGGGGTTCACCGGGATATTCACCCTCGGTCACGCAGCTTACCTGGCCCTGGGATCCTACACCACCGCCATACTTACCCTGGACTACGGCATCGCCTGGCTCCCGGCGGTTCTGGCCGGTGGAATAGTCGCCATGGTAGTGGGCTATCTCATAGGACTTCCCACCTTGAAGCTCATGGGAGACTACTACGCCATAGCCTCCATAGGTCTGGCGGAATCCATAAGGCTCATACTGGAAAACTGGCAGAGCCTGACCAACGGAGCCAGAGGTCTGGCCGGAATAGACACCTTCACCACACTGCCTGTGGCACTGTCGTTTTTCATAGTTATGGCGATAGTGGCGTTCTGCCTTATAAACGGACGGTTCGGCCGATCCCTCAAGGCCTGTCGGGACGACCACGTCGCAGCGGCTCTTCTCGGCTTCGACGTGGCCAAGATAAGGGTGGCCAGCCTGTCCATATCGGCCCTATACTGCGGACTGGCCGGAGGGCTCTACGCCGGGTTCATATCCTTCATACAGCCCATGATGTTCGACATGCTCAAGTCCACCGAGATGACCGCCGTGGTGGTCTTCGGAGGACTGGGCTCCATGAGCGGCTGTATCCTGGGAACGACGGTCATAACCATGGTCACCGAGCTGTTCCGACCTATATCCCAGTACAGGATGCTAATCTACGGTCTGGTTCTGGTTCTGGTGATGGTCCTCCGTCCCGAAGGAATGATGGGACAGCACGAGATAGGAGGCCTTTTGAAACGACTTTTCAGGAGAGGCGGTGATCGCTCATGA
- a CDS encoding ABC transporter ATP-binding protein, producing MTAILELDNLNKFFGGVHAVRDVSFSLEKGELAGLIGPNGAGKTTIFNLITGVYPLDSGHIVSNGKEINGLRTCDAVGLGIARTFQNLRLFKGSTVLENVMTAGQRHHRYSFLEAATHLGRWKKTEKTIRDEAMEYLEKVNLAKDADRMAGTLPYGHQRRLEIARALALRPELLLLDEPAAGMNPEEVQALNGLIVGIHKEFDLTILVIEHHMELVMEICPHVVCLNFGAVIAEGPPEEIQGNPEVLKAYLGEEVE from the coding sequence ATGACCGCCATACTCGAACTGGACAACCTCAATAAGTTCTTCGGAGGCGTACACGCCGTCAGGGACGTGTCGTTCTCCCTGGAAAAAGGGGAGCTGGCCGGGCTCATAGGCCCCAACGGCGCGGGAAAGACCACCATATTCAACCTGATAACCGGCGTCTATCCCCTTGATTCGGGACATATCGTCTCGAACGGCAAGGAGATCAACGGGCTGAGAACCTGCGACGCGGTCGGACTGGGAATAGCCAGGACATTCCAGAACCTGAGGCTCTTCAAGGGCTCCACAGTGCTGGAAAACGTCATGACCGCCGGACAGAGACACCACCGCTACTCCTTCCTCGAAGCGGCCACCCATCTGGGGCGGTGGAAGAAGACGGAAAAGACCATCCGGGACGAGGCCATGGAATACCTGGAAAAGGTAAACCTGGCCAAAGACGCCGACAGGATGGCCGGAACCCTTCCATACGGGCACCAGAGAAGGCTGGAGATAGCCAGAGCACTGGCCCTCAGACCCGAGCTTCTTCTGCTGGACGAACCGGCGGCGGGAATGAACCCGGAGGAGGTCCAGGCCCTGAACGGCCTTATCGTCGGCATACACAAGGAGTTCGACCTCACCATACTGGTCATAGAGCACCACATGGAGCTGGTGATGGAGATATGTCCTCACGTGGTCTGCCTGAACTTCGGTGCCGTCATAGCAGAGGGACCGCCGGAGGAGATACAGGGCAACCCGGAGGTCCTCAAGGCCTATCTCGGCGAGGAGGTGGAATGA
- a CDS encoding ABC transporter ATP-binding protein: protein MMDGKKPLLSVRGLEVSYGAIKALLGVDLDVYEGEIVSVIGANGAGKSTLMNAIMGDVARQAGEVSLDGKPLSSKSFQVVHQGVSLSPEGRKVFAPLTVEENLMMGAFPRQDRLEIHRTLAHVFELFPRLEERRQQYAGTLSGGEQQMLAIGRALMSTPRVLLLDEPSLGLAPIVIKDIFKELKTINEGGMTILLVEQNARQALMLSHRAYVLQTGRVIMEGPSKELLANPEVEAAYLGTGHH, encoded by the coding sequence ATGATGGACGGCAAGAAACCGCTTCTTTCGGTCAGGGGACTTGAGGTAAGCTACGGAGCCATAAAGGCGCTGCTAGGAGTGGACCTGGACGTTTACGAGGGAGAGATCGTCTCTGTCATAGGGGCCAACGGCGCCGGAAAATCCACCTTGATGAACGCCATTATGGGCGACGTGGCCAGACAGGCCGGAGAGGTATCCCTGGATGGCAAGCCTCTCTCCAGCAAAAGCTTTCAGGTTGTTCACCAGGGAGTGTCCCTCTCTCCGGAGGGACGAAAGGTATTCGCACCCCTGACGGTTGAGGAAAACCTCATGATGGGCGCCTTTCCCAGACAGGACAGACTGGAGATACACCGAACCCTGGCCCATGTCTTCGAGCTATTCCCCAGGCTGGAGGAAAGACGGCAACAGTACGCTGGAACCCTCTCCGGCGGGGAACAGCAGATGCTGGCCATAGGAAGGGCCCTCATGTCGACCCCAAGGGTGCTCCTGCTGGACGAACCGTCACTGGGACTGGCTCCCATAGTGATAAAGGACATTTTCAAGGAACTCAAGACGATAAACGAGGGTGGCATGACCATCCTGTTGGTGGAACAGAACGCCAGACAGGCTCTCATGCTGTCCCACAGGGCCTACGTCCTTCAGACCGGAAGGGTAATCATGGAGGGACCGTCGAAGGAACTCCTGGCCAATCCGGAGGTCGAGGCCGCCTACTTGGGAACGGGTCATCACTGA